A genomic region of Magnolia sinica isolate HGM2019 chromosome 6, MsV1, whole genome shotgun sequence contains the following coding sequences:
- the LOC131248379 gene encoding probable calcium-binding protein CML13 has product MGKELSDDQVASMKEAFSLFDTDGDGRIAPSELGILMRSLGGNPTQAQLKGIVAQENLTSPFDFPRFLDLMKKHLKPEPFDRQLRDAFKVLDKDSTGSVSVPDLRHVLTSIGEKLEPSEFDEWIREVEVGPDGRIRYEDFIARMVAK; this is encoded by the coding sequence atggggaaaGAGCTGAGCGACGATCAGGTGGCATCGATGAAAGAGGCCTTCTCTCTGTTCGACACGGACGGTGATGGGCGCATCGCCCCATCGGAGCTAGGAATCTTGATGCGTTCGTTGGGCGGGAACCCCACCCAGGCCCAGCTGAAGGGAATCGTGGCCCAGGAAAACCTCACATCCCCCTTCGACTTCCCTCGATTCCTTGACCTCATGAAGAAGCATCTCAAACCTGAGCCGTTCGATCGCCAGCTCCGCGACGCTTTTAAGGTCCTCGACAAGGACTCCACCGGCTCCGTCTCCGTCCCCGATCTCCGCCACGTCCTCACCAGCATCGGCGAGAAGCTCGAACCCTCGGAGTTCGACGAGTGGATCCGCGAGGTTGAGGTCGGccctgatggacggatcagatacGAGGATTTCATCGCGCGGATGGTCGCCAAGTGA